The following proteins are co-located in the Nerophis ophidion isolate RoL-2023_Sa linkage group LG04, RoL_Noph_v1.0, whole genome shotgun sequence genome:
- the LOC133551631 gene encoding thrombospondin type-1 domain-containing protein 1 isoform X2 produces MPQTVSLLSLLLGLIGYALAGLNIWPSFHVALSNASVFVDFSTKSNSSLIRQMSLSLINMDTNATLLTRTLPNNQSAGRVEFNCSCFLYAGTFRFLLRQTSASMEVHSNATGRLESTWWWSSELRVQWPTFHMAVERDANDSRSFQIGMSTNEYFQPCSATLDPALLLEVSYMEYNQIGRKGINKVQARTRHPIKPLRSQLIKLPCAFPFTERDFVQVSLRSLHSAQEVKSSGPLYLSHIFSYKLLVENANAYRSGCEGAVSVKLVSPPCAHVNGKVLLYKDAVVGRGVAVSSGMGAGGTAGIEFRKEEPSSLPLAFNWLTKGENETEFNCSVFYPGRSKYCFRFVFNYSRSPSPAQTCLVVHRSEVFPAPSSSLPPVLAGVAPLGGHLVVVAGISLCLAVILATVVITVWRKLCRTPPCSSVRRGSMQSPGGRKRSDEASICGNSLQRPGFADTRGPPAGVGSTQMDSGPLSQTMEMHPSQDPERLSPTAQKVLPPIFGYRLAQQQLKEMKKKGLKEATQLYHVSSSPVQDTLLGTSVSPRGSVIPTQEERKHSFSELPLQASRITSDRLSPKVELVLGPLVSTHASGGTSKWLNRTADWVEMVERSGLVGSAYHKNQNFRRTSSFTDAKPQISSSGHCRPFRERSMTQVGSRTLPEGNSWTKDRRERSSFSSYPIPEHGSPHWSNSRAQGCDERKAWIETSIPPHINEVKHTGTNTSEEHLDCSGTTDRQMGILGIGGAATSPVRPQVVNHLNVERAEQNWNRRGPSPIQRNMLARKLKEAQSCSGVRGRQRSSTFSVSSSEHRKDQCHSLPGAGAYTSTELSADRQSETEKGMTDLDLSTAHKGGGN; encoded by the exons ATGCCACAGACTGTCTCGCTGCTCTCCTTGTTGTTGGGCCTCATCGGATACG CTTTGGCGGGGCTCAACATCTGGCCCTCCTTCCATGTTGCCCTTAGCAACGCCAGCGTGTTTGTGGACTTCAGCACAAAAAGTAACAGCAGCCTCATTCGCCAAATGAGCCTGTCTCTCATCAACATGGACACCAACGCCACCCTCCTGACCAGGACTCTCCCTAACAACCAGTCTGCGGGTCGGGTGGAGTTCAACTGTTCCTGCTTCCTGTATGCGGGAACTTTTCGCTTCCTGTTGAGGCAGACCAGCGCCTCAATGGAGGTGCACTCCAATGCGACGGGGCGCTTGGAGAGCACCTGGTGGTGGAGTTCAGAACTGCGGGTGCAGTGGCCAACGTTTCACATGGCTGTCGAGCGGGACGCAAACGACTCGAGATCTTTTCAG ATTGGAATGTCCACCAATGAATACTTCCAGCCTTGTTCGGCCACCCTGGACCCCGCTCTCCTGTTAGAGGTCAGCTACATGGAGTACAACCAGATAGGACGAAAGGGCATCAACAAGGTGCAAGCCCGCACACGACATCCAATCAAACCTCTCCGTTCCCAATTGATCAAGCTGCCCTGTGCCTTCCCTTTCACGGAACGAGACTTTGTCCAAGTGTCCCTACGCTCCCTACACTCTGCGCAGGAGGTGAAGAGCTCCGGACCTCTTTACCTGTCCCACATATTCTCCTATAAGCTGCTGGTGGAAAACGCAAATGCCTACAGGAGCGGTTGCGAGGGCGCTGTGAGTGTGAAGCTAGTATCGCCACCTTGCGCTCACGTTAATGGGAAAGTGTTGCTGTATAAAGACGCCGTCGTTGGAAGAGGTGTTGCCGTCTCCTCCGGGATGGGAGCAGGGGGAACGGCAGGGATAGAATTCAGGAAGGAAGAGCCGTCATCTCTTCCGCTGGCGTTCAACTGGCTCACTAAGGGAGAGAATGAGACAGAATTTAACTGCTCGGTTTTTTACCCTGGAAGGAGTAAGTACTGCTTCCGCTTTGTGTTTAACTACAGCCGCTCTCCAAGTCCTGCTCAGACCTGCCTGGTGGTGCACAGGAGTGAAG TGTTTCCGGCTCCGTCATCATCACTCCCCCCGGTCCTCGCAGGAGTTGCACCCCTGGGTGGTCATCTGGTGGTGGTAGCCGGTATATCCCTCTGCCTTGCTGTCATTCTGGCCACTGTGGTCATCACTGTGTGGAGGAAACTATGTCGGACTCCTCCATGCAGCTCTGTGCGCAGAGGCTCCATGCAATCCCCCGGCGGGCGCAAACGCTCAGATGAAGCTTCCATTTGCGGTAACAGCCTTCAGAGGCCGGGCTTTGCCGATACCCGAGGGCCTCCAGCTGGCGTCGGTTCGACCCAGATGGACAGCGGGCCTCTTTCTCAAACGATGGAGATGCATCCTTCACAGGATCCAGAGAGGTTGTCTCCCACAGCTCAAAAGGTGTTGCCACCCATTTTTGG CTATCGCTTAGCTCAGCAGCAGCTGAAAGAAATGAAGAAGAAGGGCTTAAAGGAGGCCACCCAGCTCTACCATGTGTCCTCAAGCCCAGTTCAGGACACCCTGCTAGGGACGTCCGTGTCACCTCGTGGCTCCGTCATTCCGACACAGGAGGAACGCAAACATTCCTTTTCTGAGCTCCCGTTGCAGGCGTCCAGGATCACATCGGACCGACTGAGTCCCAAGGTGGAGCTCGTCCTGGGTCCCCTGGTTTCTACTCATGCGAGCGGTGGCACCTCCAAGTGGCTCAACCGCACTGCTGACTGGGTGGAGATGGTAGAGAGGAGTGGATTAGTGGGAAGTGCTTATCATAAGAATCAAAATTTCCGCCGGACGTCCAGTTTTACGGACGCGAAACCTCAAATTTCATCTTCAGGACACTGCAGGCCCTTCAGAGAACGCAGCATGACGCAG GTGGGATCTCGGACTCTCCCTGAAGGAAACTCTTGGACCAAAGATAGAAGAGAGAGGTCATCATTTAGCTCCTACCCCATTCCAGAGCATGGCAGCCCACACTGGAGCAATTCCAGAGCCCAGGGATGCGATGAGAGGAAGGCATGGATAGAAACCTCCATTCCTCCACATATTAATGAAGTAAAACACACAGGAACCAACACTTCTGAGGAACATCTGGACTGCAGTGGCACCACAGACAGGCAGATGGGAATCTTAGGAATTGGTGGTGCAGCCACAAGTCCCGTAAGGCCACAAGTAGTAAACCATCTCAATGTGGAACGCGCCGAGCAGAACTGGAACAGACGTGGTCCGTCACCTATACAGAGGAACATGTTGGCCAGAAAACTAAAGGAGGCTCAGTCCTGCTCTGGAGTCAGAGGGCGTCAACGCAGCTCCACCTTCAGTGTGTCGTCATCAGAGCACAGGAAAGACCAGTGCCACTCGTTGCCTGGGGCTGGAGCCTACACCAGCACTGAACTCTCTGCCGACAGGCAGAGTGAGACAGAGAAGGGGATGACGGACCTCGACCTTTCCACAGCACACAAAGGTGGTGGAAATTAA
- the LOC133551631 gene encoding thrombospondin type-1 domain-containing protein 1 isoform X1: protein MPQTVSLLSLLLGLIGYALAGLNIWPSFHVALSNASVFVDFSTKSNSSLIRQMSLSLINMDTNATLLTRTLPNNQSAGRVEFNCSCFLYAGTFRFLLRQTSASMEVHSNATGRLESTWWWSSELRVQWPTFHMAVERDANDSRSFQIGMSTNEYFQPCSATLDPALLLEVSYMEYNQIGRKGINKVQARTRHPIKPLRSQLIKLPCAFPFTERDFVQVSLRSLHSAQEVKSSGPLYLSHIFSYKLLVENANAYRSGCEGAVSVKLVSPPCAHVNGKVLLYKDAVVGRGVAVSSGMGAGGTAGIEFRKEEPSSLPLAFNWLTKGENETEFNCSVFYPGRSKYCFRFVFNYSRSPSPAQTCLVVHRSEESWGPWKQWTVCSVSCGEGVRERVRECLLPSGVEGKQCTGMVKEQSICSLENCAVFPAPSSSLPPVLAGVAPLGGHLVVVAGISLCLAVILATVVITVWRKLCRTPPCSSVRRGSMQSPGGRKRSDEASICGNSLQRPGFADTRGPPAGVGSTQMDSGPLSQTMEMHPSQDPERLSPTAQKVLPPIFGYRLAQQQLKEMKKKGLKEATQLYHVSSSPVQDTLLGTSVSPRGSVIPTQEERKHSFSELPLQASRITSDRLSPKVELVLGPLVSTHASGGTSKWLNRTADWVEMVERSGLVGSAYHKNQNFRRTSSFTDAKPQISSSGHCRPFRERSMTQVGSRTLPEGNSWTKDRRERSSFSSYPIPEHGSPHWSNSRAQGCDERKAWIETSIPPHINEVKHTGTNTSEEHLDCSGTTDRQMGILGIGGAATSPVRPQVVNHLNVERAEQNWNRRGPSPIQRNMLARKLKEAQSCSGVRGRQRSSTFSVSSSEHRKDQCHSLPGAGAYTSTELSADRQSETEKGMTDLDLSTAHKGGGN, encoded by the exons ATGCCACAGACTGTCTCGCTGCTCTCCTTGTTGTTGGGCCTCATCGGATACG CTTTGGCGGGGCTCAACATCTGGCCCTCCTTCCATGTTGCCCTTAGCAACGCCAGCGTGTTTGTGGACTTCAGCACAAAAAGTAACAGCAGCCTCATTCGCCAAATGAGCCTGTCTCTCATCAACATGGACACCAACGCCACCCTCCTGACCAGGACTCTCCCTAACAACCAGTCTGCGGGTCGGGTGGAGTTCAACTGTTCCTGCTTCCTGTATGCGGGAACTTTTCGCTTCCTGTTGAGGCAGACCAGCGCCTCAATGGAGGTGCACTCCAATGCGACGGGGCGCTTGGAGAGCACCTGGTGGTGGAGTTCAGAACTGCGGGTGCAGTGGCCAACGTTTCACATGGCTGTCGAGCGGGACGCAAACGACTCGAGATCTTTTCAG ATTGGAATGTCCACCAATGAATACTTCCAGCCTTGTTCGGCCACCCTGGACCCCGCTCTCCTGTTAGAGGTCAGCTACATGGAGTACAACCAGATAGGACGAAAGGGCATCAACAAGGTGCAAGCCCGCACACGACATCCAATCAAACCTCTCCGTTCCCAATTGATCAAGCTGCCCTGTGCCTTCCCTTTCACGGAACGAGACTTTGTCCAAGTGTCCCTACGCTCCCTACACTCTGCGCAGGAGGTGAAGAGCTCCGGACCTCTTTACCTGTCCCACATATTCTCCTATAAGCTGCTGGTGGAAAACGCAAATGCCTACAGGAGCGGTTGCGAGGGCGCTGTGAGTGTGAAGCTAGTATCGCCACCTTGCGCTCACGTTAATGGGAAAGTGTTGCTGTATAAAGACGCCGTCGTTGGAAGAGGTGTTGCCGTCTCCTCCGGGATGGGAGCAGGGGGAACGGCAGGGATAGAATTCAGGAAGGAAGAGCCGTCATCTCTTCCGCTGGCGTTCAACTGGCTCACTAAGGGAGAGAATGAGACAGAATTTAACTGCTCGGTTTTTTACCCTGGAAGGAGTAAGTACTGCTTCCGCTTTGTGTTTAACTACAGCCGCTCTCCAAGTCCTGCTCAGACCTGCCTGGTGGTGCACAGGAGTGAAG AGTCTTGGGGGCCATGGAAGCAGTGGACTGTGTGCAGTGTGAGCTGTGGTGAAGGCGTCAGGGAACGTGTGCGAGAGTGTTTGCTGCCCTCTGGCGTGGAAGGCAAGCAATGCACGGGCATGGTAAAGGAACAGTCTATCTGCTCCTTGGAAAACTGTGCAG TGTTTCCGGCTCCGTCATCATCACTCCCCCCGGTCCTCGCAGGAGTTGCACCCCTGGGTGGTCATCTGGTGGTGGTAGCCGGTATATCCCTCTGCCTTGCTGTCATTCTGGCCACTGTGGTCATCACTGTGTGGAGGAAACTATGTCGGACTCCTCCATGCAGCTCTGTGCGCAGAGGCTCCATGCAATCCCCCGGCGGGCGCAAACGCTCAGATGAAGCTTCCATTTGCGGTAACAGCCTTCAGAGGCCGGGCTTTGCCGATACCCGAGGGCCTCCAGCTGGCGTCGGTTCGACCCAGATGGACAGCGGGCCTCTTTCTCAAACGATGGAGATGCATCCTTCACAGGATCCAGAGAGGTTGTCTCCCACAGCTCAAAAGGTGTTGCCACCCATTTTTGG CTATCGCTTAGCTCAGCAGCAGCTGAAAGAAATGAAGAAGAAGGGCTTAAAGGAGGCCACCCAGCTCTACCATGTGTCCTCAAGCCCAGTTCAGGACACCCTGCTAGGGACGTCCGTGTCACCTCGTGGCTCCGTCATTCCGACACAGGAGGAACGCAAACATTCCTTTTCTGAGCTCCCGTTGCAGGCGTCCAGGATCACATCGGACCGACTGAGTCCCAAGGTGGAGCTCGTCCTGGGTCCCCTGGTTTCTACTCATGCGAGCGGTGGCACCTCCAAGTGGCTCAACCGCACTGCTGACTGGGTGGAGATGGTAGAGAGGAGTGGATTAGTGGGAAGTGCTTATCATAAGAATCAAAATTTCCGCCGGACGTCCAGTTTTACGGACGCGAAACCTCAAATTTCATCTTCAGGACACTGCAGGCCCTTCAGAGAACGCAGCATGACGCAG GTGGGATCTCGGACTCTCCCTGAAGGAAACTCTTGGACCAAAGATAGAAGAGAGAGGTCATCATTTAGCTCCTACCCCATTCCAGAGCATGGCAGCCCACACTGGAGCAATTCCAGAGCCCAGGGATGCGATGAGAGGAAGGCATGGATAGAAACCTCCATTCCTCCACATATTAATGAAGTAAAACACACAGGAACCAACACTTCTGAGGAACATCTGGACTGCAGTGGCACCACAGACAGGCAGATGGGAATCTTAGGAATTGGTGGTGCAGCCACAAGTCCCGTAAGGCCACAAGTAGTAAACCATCTCAATGTGGAACGCGCCGAGCAGAACTGGAACAGACGTGGTCCGTCACCTATACAGAGGAACATGTTGGCCAGAAAACTAAAGGAGGCTCAGTCCTGCTCTGGAGTCAGAGGGCGTCAACGCAGCTCCACCTTCAGTGTGTCGTCATCAGAGCACAGGAAAGACCAGTGCCACTCGTTGCCTGGGGCTGGAGCCTACACCAGCACTGAACTCTCTGCCGACAGGCAGAGTGAGACAGAGAAGGGGATGACGGACCTCGACCTTTCCACAGCACACAAAGGTGGTGGAAATTAA
- the fgl1b gene encoding fibrinogen like 1B — protein MLMFVLFILLLSETSSSNQFSGCGPEVPALKRSIKKLENKLLIGAWQVEYLQRHRYFRPITPVNVSTSAPHTDSNDNNSSVGALDSSNMTTLPPAGSLIIYDRDCSELFDRMKPPSGFYRIRPKSHQEPFLVYCDMDDGGGWTVFQRRRHGKVDFDRDWVDYRDGFGDFKLWNDEFWLGNEHMYSLLSEGKNLVKIDLMDWEGKRSHAFYDNFYVTNEADRYRLQYGMYSGRAGDALAGGGGMVEQWSACLSGMQFSTRDQDNDRYIQGNCAQENNAGWWYNRCHVANLNGKFYRRGKYKGQYDNGVVWGTWRGLWYSLRHTSMKVRPLLFLDAMGSGGGDV, from the exons ATGTTGATGTTTGTATTGTTCATCCTTCTCCTAAGCGAGACTTCATCATCAAACCAGTTCTCA GGATGTGGACCAGAGGTACCAGCTCTAAAGCGGAGCATCAAGAAACTGGAAAACAAACTCCTTATCGGAGCTTGGCAGGTTGAATACTTGCAGAGGCACAGATACTTCCGTCCAATTACACCCGTAAATGTGTCAACTTCCGCTCCACACACGGATTCAAACGACAACAACAGCAGCGTGGGTGCGTTGGACAGCTCTAACATGACAACACTTCCACCAGCAGGAAGCTTGATCATCTATGACAGAG ACTGTTCCGAGCTGTTCGACAGAATGAAACCACCAAGTGGTTTTTACCGAATCAGGCCCAAATCACACCAGGAGCCATTCTTGGTCTACTGTGATATGGATGACGGCGGCGGATGGACGGTTTTCCAGAGACGCCGCCATGGAAAAGTTGACTTTGACAG AGACTGGGTGGACTACAGGGACGGATTTGGAGACTTCAAACTATGGAATGACgagttttggttgggaaatgaacacaTGTATTCTCTGCTCTCGGAAG GTAAGAACCTGGTGAAGATCGACCTAATGGACTGGGAAGGAAAGAGAAGTCATGCTTTTTATGACAACTTCTATGTCACCAACGAGGCT GATCGATATCGCCTTCAGTACGGGATGTACAGCGGCCGAGCTGGGGATGCCCTGGCAGGTGGTGGAGGCATGGTAGAGCAGTGGTCCGCCTGCCTTAGTGGCATGCAGTTCAGCACCAGGGATCAG GACAATGACCGCTACATTCAGGGCAACTGTGCACAGGAGAATAATGCTGGTTGGTGGTACAACAG ATGCCACGTCGCCAACCTGAACGGGAAGTTCTACCGCAGAGGGAAGTACAAGGGTCAATATGACAATGGCGTGGTGTGGGGCACATGGAGGGGTCTTTGGTATTCGCTGAGACACACAAGCATGAAGGTGCGCCCTCTGCTTTTCCTGGACGCCATGGGCAGTGGCGGCGGGGACGTTTAA